In Thunnus thynnus chromosome 13, fThuThy2.1, whole genome shotgun sequence, the following proteins share a genomic window:
- the si:ch211-244c8.4 gene encoding calphotin — protein MDVQTENMDPPPCESQPSGKIRKGFKLFGKRKPGNIFSIRSKGDGNNKSPVNRSKNLDGLSETAAPDSEQELDKEKGQEVSHGDSEQAEEEPLGEDGVLAAAPARTSISSACSAKSLSFLSLLRGGRRGGGDRRVHTVSQPVGRQRRGLKGLFGNVKFRSKDKEDKEEAPPSPLLMSSRANSVEIIKEDLTLTPKSQPRSLDSPETESCAKSLTSQDSSATSPSKTITPQKTAGNVSRTNEHAPPLLTPEPPLIPGEKSLSSLLADISSLLTFDSISGGGDIMADVEAEWGKASSAIGSVVTEVTPSSTSLFSKPTVSSPVTYASVSTSSVAKPTPVAFPTTAPTSLTKITSTSSPIAKPSTIITTLTKSSTLTTPSVKSSSDSTPASGPSTSITIKSTPTATATTKPLTTPVTLTSLSAPIMSSPSTSQSTPSSTSATTTAPPNTPATVVKAPSISPTLTSTASKLASQIAAPPQTIASVSKPSPEATRLLASAKPPPVTHSPPTPVSFTQPPPAKLDSGSSLKLQTSSSSKPLQSSAAGEVKAPVTVSPALTVTTKPSSPAPVFSTTMTKVTPSTPTPGSISTTLSKPTSMDLNKTLPPVAVVPDLCPPPTQTAITSTKTKPSPASVPTPFSTLDKIPPMTKPTPASVSLEKMPPAPMPTPAPTTHAVVSTAPPTPPAPGQIPVSQTKAPPAPAQIPISVSKEPPVPAQIPISVSKEPPVPAQMQVSQTKAPPALPQIPVSLSKDPPAPARIPVSVSTNPPAPARIPVSVSTHPPAPACIPVSVSTDPPAPAPIPISVSTDPPAPAYIPGSVSKDPPAPVHIPDSVSKDPPAPVRIPGPVSKDPPAPVHIPGPVSKDPPAPVRIPDSVSKDPPAPVHIPGPVSKDPPAPACIPISVSTDPPAPARIPVSVSKDPPAPARFPVSVSTDPPAPVRTPVSVSADPPAPARISVSVSADPPAPARIPVSVSKDPPAPARIPVSVSTDPPAPARIPVSVSTDPPAPARIPVPVSKDPPAPACIPVSVSKDSPAPVQIPVSQSKAPPAPCPVTSPPSIPATLPSEAPASAKMRGSGQASVDGQLAFLSSTDAQRAQTVPSKTEELQNESRTSLQGPSSERRTPPVKASGLSKIPVVGGGRGGKLPVRESRHVDDEASRDPPPPVLEEERPHFNSHDAGSKDKISHVEANVPTSKHTQEESQPPHQPKVLTSLPRDSKIPVKHGAQSHTASHIPQAKEPPRTKIPVSKVPVRRVGNKPAAGGSTQIRK, from the coding sequence ATGGATGTACAAACGGAGAACATGGACCCCCCGCCTTGTGAATCCCAGCCAAGTGGAAAAATCAGAAAAGGATTCAAGCTGTTTGGCAAACGCAAGCCAGGTAACATCTTTTCTATTCGAAGCAAAGGGGATGGAAACAACAAGTCACCTGTTAACAGGAGCAAAAACCTTGATGGATTATCAGAGACTGCTGCACCAGATTCGGAGCAGGAGCTGGACAAGGAAAAGGGACAGGAGGTGAGTCACGGAGATAGTGAGCAGGCAGAGGAGGAGCCGCTTGGTGAAGATGGCGTTCTAGCTGCCGCCCCTGCTCGCACCTCCATTTCTTCAGCATGCTCAGCCAAGTCCCTCAGCTTCCTTTCGTTACTGAGGGGTGGccggagaggagggggggaccGCCGAGTCCACACTGTGTCCCAACCAGTGGGTCGGCAACGTCGTGGACTGAAGGGTCTCTTTGGCAATGTTAAGTTCCGCTCAAAAGATAAGGAGGACAAGGAGGAAGCCCCTCCAAGCCCACTTCTCATGTCATCCCGAGCCAACAGCGTGGAAATCATCAAAGAGGACCTCACCCTCACCCCCAAATCCCAGCCTCGCTCTCTAGACAGCCCTGAGACAGAGAGCTGTGCCAAGAGCTTAACATCACAGGACAGCTCAGCCACATCCCCATCAAAGACGATAACTCCCCAGAAGACGGCAGGCAATGTGAGTAGAACTAATGAGCATGCGCCGCCTTTACTCACCCCTGAACCACCCTTGATACCTGGTGAGAAGAGCCTGAGCTCCTTGCTGGCAgacatctcctctctcctgaccTTTGACTCAATCTCAGGGGGTGGAGACATCATGGCTGATGTGGAGGCAGAGTGGGGCAAAGCCAGCAGCGCCATCGGTAGTGTGGTGACTGAAGTCACGCCATCATCCACATCTCTCTTCTCCAAACCCACCGTCTCATCTCCAGTGACTTATGCCTCTGTCAGCACTTCATCTGTGGCAAAACCCACTCCTGTAGCTTTCCCCACAACAGCCCCAACCTCTCTCACAAAGATAACTTCAACCTCTTCTCCCATTGCCAAGCCGAGCACTATCATCACTACTTTGACCAAATCTTCCACTTTGACTACTCCCTCAGTCAAATCAAGCTCAGACTCTACTCCAGCTTCTGGACCTTCTACCAGCATTACAATAAAATCAACTCCTACagccacagcaacaacaaaacctTTAACTACTCCTGTAACGTTAACAAGTCTTTCAGCTCCAATAATGTCTTCTCCTTCTACAAGTCAATCCACACCAAGCTCCActtctgctactacaacagctCCTCCGAACACCCCGGCCACAGTGGTCAAGGCTCCCTCAATTAGTCCAACTCTTACCTCTACAGCTAGCAAACTGGCTTCACAGATTGCAGCTCCTCCTCAAACTATTGCTTCAGTAAGTAAACCTAGCCCTGAAGCTACCCGTCTTCTTGCTTCAGCTAAACCTCCACCAGTAACCCATAGCCCTCCCACCCCTGTTTCTTTTACCCAACCTCCACCTGCTAAATTGGATTCAGGTAGCAGTTTGAAACTGCAAACCTCCTCTTCCAGCAAACCTCTCCAAAGTTCAGCTGCAGGAGAGGTTAAAGCCCCAGTGACAGTATCACCAGCTCTTACTGTTACAACCAAACCCTCCTCTCCTGCACCAGTTTTCTCCACCACGATGACAAAGGTTACCCCATCAACTCCAACCCCAGGCTCGATATCTACGACCCTTTCCAAACCTACATCTATGGACTTAAATAAGACCCTTCCCCCCGTTGCAGTTGTTCCAGATCTTTGTCCCCCCCCTACCCAGACTGCCATAACTTCAACTAAGACCAAACCCAGCCCTGCGTCTGTCCCAACTCCATTTTCAACTTTAGATAAGATTCCTCCCATGACTAAACCTACTCCTGCATCAGTCTCCCTAGAGAAGATGCCCCCTGCTCCCATGCCAACTCCAGCCCCTACCACTCATGCTGTTGTTTCTACAGCACCCCCAACACCCCCAGCTCCAGGTCAGATCCCAGTCTCTCAAACTAAAGcccctcctgctcctgctcaaATCCCAATTTCTGTTTCTAAGGAACCTCCTGTTCCTGCTCAAATACCAATTTCTGTTTCTAAGGAACCTCCTGTTCCTGCTCAAATGCAAGTTTCTCAAACTAAAGCCCCTCCTGCCCTTCCTCAAATCCCAGTTTCTTTGTCTAAAGACCCTCCTGCCCCTGCCCGTATCCCGGTTTCTGTATCTACCAACCCTCCAGCCCCTGCTCGTATCCCAGTTTCTGTATCCACACACCCTCCTGCCCCTGCTTGTATCCCAGTTTCTGTATCCACAGATCCTCCTGCCCCTGCTCCTATCCCAATTTCTGTATCTACAGACCCTCCTGCCCCTGCTTATATCCCAGGTTCAGTATCTAAAGACCCTCCTGCCCCTGTTCATATCCCAGATTCTGTATCTAAAGACCCTCCTGCCCCTGTTCGTATCCCAGGTCCTGTATCTAAAGACCCTCCTGCCCCTGTTCATATCCCAGGTCCTGTATCTAAAGACCCTCCTGCCCCTGTTCGTATCCCAGATTCTGTATCTAAAGACCCTCCCGCCCCTGTTCATATCCCAGGTCCTGTATCTAAAGACCCTCCTGCCCCTGCTTGTATCCCCATTTCTGTATCCACGGATCCTCCTGCCCCTGCTCGTATCCCAGTTTCTGTCTCTAAAGACCCTCCTGCCCCAGCTCGTTTCCCAGTTTCTGTGTCTACAGACCCTCCTGCCCCTGTTCGTACCCCAGTTTCTGTGTCTGCAGACCCTCCTGCCCCTGCTCGTATCTCAGTTTCTGTGTCTGCAGACCCTCCTGCCCCTGCTCGTATCCCAGTTTCTGTGTCTAAAGACCCTCCTGCCCCTGCTCGTATACCAGTTTCTGTGTCTACAGACCCTCCTGCCCCTGCTCGTATCCCAGTTTCTGTGTCTACAGACCCTCCTGCCCCTGCTCGTATCCCAGTTCCTGTATCTAAAGACCCTCCTGCCCCTGCTTGTATCCCAGTTTCTGTATCAAAAGACTCTCCTGCTCCTGTTCAGATCCCTGTTTCTCAATCTAAAGCCCCCCCTGCCCCTTGCCCTGTCACTTCTCCTCCTTCTATCCCTGCAACTTTGCCAAGTGAAGCCCCAGCCTCTGCTAAGATGAGAGGAAGTGGACAGGCATCAGTGGATGGGCAATTGGCCTTTCTGAGTAGCACAGATGCGCAGAGGGCCCAGACAGTGCCCTCCAAAACGGAGGAACTGCAAAATGAGTCACGAACAAGCCTCCAGGGCCCCTCCAGCGAAAGGAGGACACCACCAGTAAAGGCATCAGGACTTAGCAAAATACCTGTAGttggaggaggcagaggaggaaagcTACCTGTCCGGGAAAGCCGACATGTTGATGATGAAGCAAGCAGGGACCCACCTCCTCCTGTGCTAGAAGAAGAGAGGCCCCATTTCAACTCACATGATGCAGGGAGCAAAGATAAAATCAGTCATGTTGAGGCTAATGTGCCCACCTCAAAACACACCCAGGAGGAGAGTCAGCCGCCTCACCAGCCGAAAGTCCTCACCAGTTTACCGCGTGACTCAAAGATTCCTGTGAAGCATGGCGCACAGTCTCACACTGCCTCTCACATCCCTCAAGCTAAAGAACCCCCTCGCACCAAGATACCCGTGTCCAAGGTTCCTGTCCGCAGGGTTGGTAATAAACCAGCTGCTGGTGGCAGCACCCAGATAAGAAAATAA